AACTACAAGAAAATTTAAGCAGATCTTTTTCTCTGATGTTGGACTTTTATGGTTTACAGATGAATCGCAATCCCGTTTCCCAGCAGGTTGAGATTACCAGGGGTGTTTCTTTTGGGGAAAGGGCTAAGGGATGGTTAACCAATCGCAATCACAACTATTTGCGTCTGACGCGGATCTTAAAGTCTTTAAGTCTACTGGGCAAAAAAGCTGAAGCCCGCTCTTTTTACCACTGTTTGAAGGAAATTTATGCCGAATACTCAGACATCATAGGGGAGATTACCTTTAACTACTGGAGCAATGCTATAGTTTAATGTTCCCCGCCTTGTCATCTCCTTTGTCATTCCCCCTCTCCTGTGTTATAATGTTCTCTGGTGTTCTATGACCTCTGCTACCTTAGCTCAACTGGCAGAGCAAATCATTCGTAATGATTAGGTTGTGGGTTCGAGTCCCACAGGTAGCTTTCCGGATAACCTCCAAATACAAAGGATTTGAGAGATAAACCGGACAATGCCCCTGTGAAGGGGCGGCCAGAGGCAGATGCCCACTGGAGGGAAGAAGGAAAAGAAAAGCCAGTGGGGGGGGTTGGTGGGGGGTGTACTATGGTAAGTCAACCAGGGAGGCAATGTTGACCAGCTGGAGTTCTTTGAAAGTACGCTTGAATAGTCCAGTCAATACTCTACCAGGCCCAACTTCAAATACGTCTGTAACGCCGAGCTCTACTACCATAGTGGACATAATTTCCCGCCAACGCACACTACCAGTCATCTGTAGTTTTAGGCTTTCCTTGAGAGTTTTACCGCAGGTGGTGGGGATGGGATGAACATTGCTGATAACGGGGATTTGGGCATCTTGGAATTCTACCTTTTCCAGGGTTTGGGTAAACTCTTGATTTGCCTCTGCCATGAGGGGGGAGTGAAACGCCCCTGAAACCTTTAAGGGCACAGCCAGTTTGGCCTTCACCTTTGCCACCACTTCATCTACAGCAGTGGGAGTGCCAGAAATCACCACCTGTTCTTCACTGTTGTCGTTGGCAATCACTACATCTTCCCTTCCCGCTACCAGTTCTTCTAGGGTACTTCTATCAAACTTCATCAAGGCTACCATTTTTCCCCCCTGGCAGCCGTCCATCAGTTGAGCCCGTTTTTGCACCAGTTCCAATCCCGTTGTAAAATCATACACACCAGCAGCATAGAGGGCTGTATATTCCCCTAAACTATGTCCTGCTACAACCTCCGCCTTTTTACCCCTCTCCCTCAACAAGTCTACTAGTATTGCCTCGATGGTATAGAGACAGGGTTGAGTATACAAAGTACGAGAAAGGGTTTCCTCATCTCCCTCACACTTCTCCAATACTGACCATCCTAACACCTGTTCCGCCTCTGCCAGTCTTTTTTGGGCTATTCTGTGTGTCTGTAAGTCTAACCCCATTCCCTTACTTTGTGAACCCTGTCCTGGAAATACCCATGCAACTTTTGTCATTTACGCTACACTGTCTCCTAATGGCCAAACCCCCATTATAGTCCTCCTTTTCCCTTAATTCCAACCCCCCATATTCTGGTGCTATAATCTCTTAGTCTGAACCTATAGTTGTGATGATTTTTAGCCCTGATGATTGACCAGTTAAGAGAGATTTTCAGTAATGCCCTAGTCTCCGCTTTTGGAAAGGAGTTTGCCAAAATAGACCCTCAGGTGATGCCAGCCAGCAATCCCAGGTTTGGTGACTATCAGGTAAATGTGGCTCTTTCCCTAGCCAAAATCCTACAACAAAACCCCCGCACCCTTGCCCAAACCCTCGTCCAACATGCCCATCTTAACGGCATTTGTTATCCCCCAGAAATTGCTGGTCCCGGCTTTATCAATCTTACCATAAAACCGGAGTACATCGCCCAGAAAATTCAGGCTATGGCCAAGGATGAGCGTTTGGGCGTGGAAAAGGCAAAAAAACCTCAAAGGGTGGTGGTGGACTTTTCTAGCCCTAATATAGCCAAAGAAATGCATGTGGGGCACCTCCGTTCTACTATTATTGGCGACTGTATCGCTCGTCTGTTAGAATTCAGGGGTCATGATGTCCTTAGACTAAATCATGTGGGAGATTGGGGCACTCAATTTGGAATGTTAATTGCCTATTTGAGACAGGAAAAACCAGAGGCATTAGTAACAGCAAATGCCGTGGATTTGGGAGACTTGGTTACTCTTTACAAACAGGCAAAGCTCAAATTTGATCAAGACGAAGAATTTAGAGAAAAGGCACGTCAAGAGGTAGTAAAACTTCAAAATCACGACCCGGAGAGTATTAATGCTTGGCAGTTGTTATGTGAACAATCTAGGCGAGAATTTGAGCAGATTTATCAGTTATTGGACATAAAGTTAATTGAAAGGGGGGAGTCTTTTTATAACCCGCTACTGCCAGAAGTGATTAAGGATTTGGAAGCTGCTGGAATCCTCACAGAGGATCAAGGTGCCAAGTGTGTATTTCTGGAAGGTTTTGTTAACAAAGAAGGCAAACCCCTGCCTCTTATTGTGCAAAAATCCGATGGGGGTTATAATTATGCTACCACAGATTTGGCCGCTATAAAATATCGTGTTAACTATGACAAAGCAGAAAGAATTATATACGTCACAGACGCGGGGCAATCTACCCACTTTGCCCAAGTATTTCAGGCGGCAAGAAAGGCCAATTTGGCTCCAGAAAATGTAGAATTAGTCCATGTGCCATTCGGCCTAGTATTGTCGGAAGAAGGCAAGAAAATTAAGACCAGAGAAGGAGAGAGTGTTAAGCTAAAAGAACTCCTATATGAGGCTATAA
The Geminocystis sp. M7585_C2015_104 genome window above contains:
- the fabD gene encoding ACP S-malonyltransferase, whose product is MTKVAWVFPGQGSQSKGMGLDLQTHRIAQKRLAEAEQVLGWSVLEKCEGDEETLSRTLYTQPCLYTIEAILVDLLRERGKKAEVVAGHSLGEYTALYAAGVYDFTTGLELVQKRAQLMDGCQGGKMVALMKFDRSTLEELVAGREDVVIANDNSEEQVVISGTPTAVDEVVAKVKAKLAVPLKVSGAFHSPLMAEANQEFTQTLEKVEFQDAQIPVISNVHPIPTTCGKTLKESLKLQMTGSVRWREIMSTMVVELGVTDVFEVGPGRVLTGLFKRTFKELQLVNIASLVDLP
- the argS gene encoding arginine--tRNA ligase, which codes for MIDQLREIFSNALVSAFGKEFAKIDPQVMPASNPRFGDYQVNVALSLAKILQQNPRTLAQTLVQHAHLNGICYPPEIAGPGFINLTIKPEYIAQKIQAMAKDERLGVEKAKKPQRVVVDFSSPNIAKEMHVGHLRSTIIGDCIARLLEFRGHDVLRLNHVGDWGTQFGMLIAYLRQEKPEALVTANAVDLGDLVTLYKQAKLKFDQDEEFREKARQEVVKLQNHDPESINAWQLLCEQSRREFEQIYQLLDIKLIERGESFYNPLLPEVIKDLEAAGILTEDQGAKCVFLEGFVNKEGKPLPLIVQKSDGGYNYATTDLAAIKYRVNYDKAERIIYVTDAGQSTHFAQVFQAARKANLAPENVELVHVPFGLVLSEEGKKIKTREGESVKLKELLYEAINRARKDLENRLAQEGRQESEEFINHVSRVIGLSAVKYADLSQNRTTDYRFSYDKMLALQGNTAPYLLYAYVRVQGIIRKGNINLEELNLEHPIILKEATELNLAKHLVQLNDIIQEVERDLMPNRLCSYLFELSQKFNQFYDQCPILQAEENIKISRLILANLTAKTLKLGLSLLGIPVLERM